A region of the Desulfobacter postgatei 2ac9 genome:
GGCATCAGTTTCAGGCGGGTTTCTTCCGTAAAACCGGAAAATTTCCAGCCATCAACCGGAAACTGCATCATATTGACAAAGACTTCTGCAAACCGTTTTCTGTATTTTTTGCCGTCGCCTGACGCCATTTTTTTCTTGGCATATTTGCCGCCGATACCTGCCATCCCTATAGCGCCCACAAGCTCGCGCATCACCGTAAACGCCTGCATGAAAAGCCGGTGTTCCATCAACACTTCGATAATCTTGATCTGGGTCTCAAAATAGGGCTGGTCATACCGGCCGCTGGGGGGATCGTCCGTGGCCAGGGCGCAGAACTTTTCCCAGACCAGATCCAGCATCAGTCGGGCTGAACCGCCTACTTTGGTGCGGCTTTGTTGGACGTATGCCAGGGCGTCATTGACCTTCTGAGAGACGTTGTTTACATCCACGTTCCGGATGCAGTCGGTCATCTCCTGGAAAGCGGCTATCAGATCTTCATCGGCCAGAGGGGCCAGGGCATCTACTCGGGATTGTTTTGCCATTTCTCCCAGTTTCCTGGCATCGGCATCGTCGGTTAAGCGTGCCACGGATTCGGCCCAGTCATTGATGACATAAAAATCTTTCATGTCCACAATGGGATGGGGCTCACCGTTCTGGCGCTTCTGGTCGTACCAGGCATACAACGCATGTTCCAGGGTGATGTGCTTTGCCCTTGTCAGAAATCCGATGGCGCTGGAAAAGATAATGGGGACGGCCCGCATGCCATGGGTAAAATCTATGATCAGCCTGTCTCCAAAGCCCACATTGTCCAGAAGCTGTTCAAACCAGTTCCACTGGTTCTCTGCGGTCATATCCGTGGGTACCAGATCCGGGATAATGATTTTGGGCATCTGTTTAAGATGGTGTTTGAACTCATCCTCTAACGCTTCAAAATGTTTGTCATAGGATTCCCGTGTGCAGAACAGAACCACACGGTCCACGCTATCGTTTTCGTTTTTACACGCTTCCAGAGCAGCAAGAATGGCGGTCTGGGCAAAACAGCAGGTTATGGTTTGCGGTGTCTTTTCCGTCCAGACATATTCGGCCCGCTCATACCCCGGTTTTTTGTTGAAACTGCCTATTCCAAGAAAACTGATAAAAACATTAGCCATACTTCCCTCCTGATTTTATATGCCGTATAGTCGGAACATTTGATGTTTGAAAAAGTGCGTGTTTTTTACCATGCCGTCCGGTGATCTCTCTTCACTGGCCAGTCTTACGGTAACAGAATAAACCGGTACAAGATTGGTGTTCAGTGCATATTGAACCATGAGCCAGGTGGCACCGAAATCCCCCTGGATCAATACAAGATCATTAGGCCGGGATTGCTTTTCAAGCCATGTTCGAAAAGGAGCCAGCGTGTCAAAAAGCTCTTGTTTATCTGCAGGAATTTGTGCCCAAAGCGCCTTCAACTGCGCCGGAAGCCCAACAAATTGCAGTTGCGCTCCCCAGATATTTTGGGCATCAGTTTCCTGGTCTTTGGACAGTGAGTGATTAAACATCAGGAACATGTTTTCAGGGTTTGCCGGTTTTTTGGCATTCATTTGTTCATTGTCTCCAAATCAATTTTGCCCAGCCCAAACGCCGTATTTTTTCCGGCATGAACGGTTTGCGCCATGCGCAGAAACGGCAGAAAAGGTCCAAGGTCTCCCTGGTAGGTTACTTGTCCCAAAAGTCCGCCCATATACATTTTTGCCTCCTGTCGGGAGGAGTATCGCTGCCAGTCAAACCAGGCCAGGCTGTTGTCTGTCAGGTTCACCCGGCAGGCTTTTTTCACCAACTCCGGGTAATTCAGGGGTGGCTCACCATCCCCATATGTGTTGAACAGGGCGGTACACCGGCGGATCAGGGAACGCATTAAAAGGTCAAAGGGCAGATTTGGGGCCTGGCCCGTGTCCGTGCTGATCCTGAACGGGGTTTGCAGTTTGAGTGTGACATGTTCCGGATTTTCGTCCTGATCCGGTGTCAGGTCAAGCGCAGGCAGAATATCCGGCAATGTCACCCGGCCGTCCTCTTTTGAATAAACCGTTTCATCCCCAAAGGTGACGGATTCCAGCGTAAACCCGGCCCGGGTGCCGTTCAGGCTTTTGCCCAGGCCGATACGGCCCATCTGGTCAAAGGCATAGATGAAATAGGGCAGGTTCCGGTTCAGGTCCCCGAAAAGGACCATGCCGCATGCCAGGGTGTCGCCGGCAGCGAACTCTCTTTTTTCCGTTAAAGGCGGTTCCAGGACCATGGGGTGCGGTGGGGCCGATATCTTGGCGTTTTCCGGAGCCGGCAGGGCATGGGCGGTTTCAAATACCAGGGCATAGGTGCAGTTCTGCCTTAAAATACAGGTGGCGCAGGTCTGGTTTTTAAGCGCACATACGGTTCGTTTCAAGGCATGGCCCAGAAGCCCTCTGAATGTGGATCCTTTGTACGCGGGTAAAACAGCGTCCCGGGTCAGTGTGATGTGGAACAGGTATTTTCCGAATTTCATGGGTGTGTATAATCCCTTGGATTTAATTTTTTTGCCGTTTACTCTATCTGCGGAGCTGGTGGGCGGTTTTTCAAAAAAATTTGCCTGGAAAAAGTTTTTGAAGTTTCCATGAAGGCTAAGAGCCCTCTCATGGAAGACTCTAAAAGAAAGCTTGCTTCCAGTCGTCGTGGCAATATAGGTCTTTTCTCCCAAAAGGCGGGTATGTTTTTCATCAACATCTTTTACAAATCCAGTCATATAGGGCATGGCAAAAGACGGCCTTATTGTGTAACTGACACCAGCTATGACTATTCTTCTGATTTTCAAATTCAGTTTTTTTGAGACTCTGATCTCCTTCATTTTGTATCCGAAGGCGATTTCAGGCGGAAAAAGTTCAGGATGTTCCTTGATGAGCATGCCTAATATCATCCGAAATTGGATGGTATGTTGAATGATGATGTAATATTGTGGTTGACAACCATGCATACAAATAGTTCGATTCA
Encoded here:
- the csx2 gene encoding TIGR02221 family CRISPR-associated protein, with the translated sequence MANVFISFLGIGSFNKKPGYERAEYVWTEKTPQTITCCFAQTAILAALEACKNENDSVDRVVLFCTRESYDKHFEALEDEFKHHLKQMPKIIIPDLVPTDMTAENQWNWFEQLLDNVGFGDRLIIDFTHGMRAVPIIFSSAIGFLTRAKHITLEHALYAWYDQKRQNGEPHPIVDMKDFYVINDWAESVARLTDDADARKLGEMAKQSRVDALAPLADEDLIAAFQEMTDCIRNVDVNNVSQKVNDALAYVQQSRTKVGGSARLMLDLVWEKFCALATDDPPSGRYDQPYFETQIKIIEVLMEHRLFMQAFTVMRELVGAIGMAGIGGKYAKKKMASGDGKKYRKRFAEVFVNMMQFPVDGWKFSGFTEETRLKLMPWFENLQKAGIEPQLREIVDDMVKIRNGFDHAWTSENAAFPGIEDKGKEYLTVLHNIVRRMADQELFS
- the cas6 gene encoding CRISPR system precrRNA processing endoribonuclease RAMP protein Cas6, whose amino-acid sequence is MLIKEHPELFPPEIAFGYKMKEIRVSKKLNLKIRRIVIAGVSYTIRPSFAMPYMTGFVKDVDEKHTRLLGEKTYIATTTGSKLSFRVFHERALSLHGNFKNFFQANFFEKPPTSSADRVNGKKIKSKGLYTPMKFGKYLFHITLTRDAVLPAYKGSTFRGLLGHALKRTVCALKNQTCATCILRQNCTYALVFETAHALPAPENAKISAPPHPMVLEPPLTEKREFAAGDTLACGMVLFGDLNRNLPYFIYAFDQMGRIGLGKSLNGTRAGFTLESVTFGDETVYSKEDGRVTLPDILPALDLTPDQDENPEHVTLKLQTPFRISTDTGQAPNLPFDLLMRSLIRRCTALFNTYGDGEPPLNYPELVKKACRVNLTDNSLAWFDWQRYSSRQEAKMYMGGLLGQVTYQGDLGPFLPFLRMAQTVHAGKNTAFGLGKIDLETMNK
- the csx20 gene encoding CRISPR-associated protein Csx20 gives rise to the protein MNAKKPANPENMFLMFNHSLSKDQETDAQNIWGAQLQFVGLPAQLKALWAQIPADKQELFDTLAPFRTWLEKQSRPNDLVLIQGDFGATWLMVQYALNTNLVPVYSVTVRLASEERSPDGMVKNTHFFKHQMFRLYGI